In one window of Canis aureus isolate CA01 chromosome 25, VMU_Caureus_v.1.0, whole genome shotgun sequence DNA:
- the ATP6V1E1 gene encoding V-type proton ATPase subunit E 1: MALSDADVQKQIKHMMAFIEQEANEKAEEIDAKAEEEFNIEKGRLVQTQRLKIMEYYEKKEKQIEQQKKIQMSNLMNQARLKVLRARDDLITDLLNEAKQRLSKVVKDTTRYQVLLDGLVLQGLYQLLEPRMIVRCRKQDFPLVKAAVQKAIPMYKIATKKDVDVQIDQESYLPEEIAGGVEIYNGDRKIKVSNTLESRLDLIAQQMMPEVRGALFGANANRKFLD; the protein is encoded by the exons ATGGCCCTCAGCGATGCCGACGTGCAGAAGCAG aTTAAGCATATGATGGCTTTTATTGAACAAGAAGCCAACgagaaagcagaggaaatagATGCGAAG gcagaggaagagttcAACATTGAGAAAGGTCGTCTTGTGCAAACCCAAAGACTGAAGATTATGGAATactatgagaagaaagaaaagcagattgAGCAGCAGAAGAAAAT TCAGATGTCTAATTTGATGAATCAAGCAAGGCTCAAAGTCCTCAGAGCAAGAGATGACCTTATTACA GACCTACTAAATGAAGCAAAACAGAGACTCAGCAAAGTGGTAAAAGATACAACCAGGTACCAAGTGCTGCTGGATGGACTGGTCCTCCAG GGTTTGTACCAATTGTTGGAGCCCCGAATGATTGTTCGTTGCAGGAAACAGGATTTCCCTCTGGTAAAG gcTGCAGTGCAAAAAGCAATTCCTATGTATAAAATTGCCACCAAAAAAGATGTTGATGTCCAAATTGATCAGGAATCCTACCTGCCTGAGGAAAT AGCTGGTGGAGTGGAGATCTATAATGGGGATCGTAAAATAAAGGTTTCCAATACTCTAGAAAGCCGGCTGGACCTCATAGCCCAGCAG ATGATGCCAGAAGTACGGGGAGCCTTATTTGGTGCAAATGCCAACAGGAAGTTTTTGGACTAA